GCCTGAAGGGCGGCACCCTCTACCCGCTCCTCGGGCGCATGGAGTCCTCCGGCTACGTCACCGTCGAGTGGCGCGCCGGCGCGGGCGGCCCCGGGCGCAAGTTCTACGAGCTCACCGAGGCAGGCCGCACCGCGCTCGCGGACGCGACCGCCCGCTGGGAGCAGTTCACGACGACGACCCGCTCGATCCTCGCGCCTGCGGCGGACCGACCGGACCCGACCCCGGAGGTGCTCTGATGGCACACGCCCCCGACCCGACGTCCCTCGCACCCCACCTCGACGCCGCCTGGGTCGACGACTTCGTCGTCCGGCTCCGGCTGCGTGACGTCCCCGGCGACCGCATCGGCGACGCCCTCGCGGAGGTCGACGCGCACTGCGCCGACTCGGGCGAGACCGCCCTCGAGGCGTTCGGCGACCCGACCGGGTACGCGGACAGCCTCGACCTGCCGAGCGAGCCCGACGAGGCGGGCGTGCGTCGCACCCTCGTCGGCAGCGGCCTGCAGATCGCCGGTCTGCTCCTCGCGCCGCAGGCCGTCGGCACGCTCGCGACCGGCGGACGCCTGCCGATCACCGCCGGCGCCGTGACGACCCTCGCTGTCACCCTCGCGGTCCTCGCCGCCGTCG
This genomic window from Flavimobilis soli contains:
- a CDS encoding PadR family transcriptional regulator; the encoded protein is MSENAWPAEWLRGVLEPCVLRVLADGPTYGYAIAERLADLGLGRLKGGTLYPLLGRMESSGYVTVEWRAGAGGPGRKFYELTEAGRTALADATARWEQFTTTTRSILAPAADRPDPTPEVL
- a CDS encoding HAAS signaling domain-containing protein, with amino-acid sequence MAHAPDPTSLAPHLDAAWVDDFVVRLRLRDVPGDRIGDALAEVDAHCADSGETALEAFGDPTGYADSLDLPSEPDEAGVRRTLVGSGLQIAGLLLAPQAVGTLATGGRLPITAGAVTTLAVTLAVLAAVATWHDQLLRHVLARPWPWSIGAGLLASASVLPMLLWESPVADVDPWVGIIAAVALLAAGVVVQARALGAGDPVLLPGAERPAPRVDAVVWMMPAAAVVLSAFAWFVAR